A part of Paenibacillus donghaensis genomic DNA contains:
- a CDS encoding sensor histidine kinase, whose translation MLFRYLYDRKSWIVFFLLSLLFVDLLIWIDNGISIRGDSMLYLNMLLILAMVTFLGWRCRKETKYPRALTELAEEIQEDWVETLPSAYLYQEEATNELLRAVDHWYWHKISNSNAARSMEQDYIAAWVHEVKTPLTAVKLTIDANRDNPAMRKIESEWLRIHLLIDQQLYISRLPSLEADYMLEQTGIQRLAAQEVRELTSWCVEKNIAVEFEGEETLVRTDRKWCRFIIRQILTNAVKYSPEGGMICLSTTVTPDGHVRMTIRDEGPGIAAHELPRIFDKGFTGGNGRLHNAATGLGLYLAQTVAVKIGISLTVQSEPNTGTTMQMTFTVINAFESVRTSI comes from the coding sequence TTGTTATTTCGCTATCTGTATGACAGGAAAAGCTGGATTGTTTTCTTCCTGCTTTCATTGTTGTTTGTGGATTTACTGATCTGGATCGACAATGGCATTTCCATCCGAGGTGACTCGATGCTCTATTTAAACATGCTGCTAATTCTAGCTATGGTTACTTTCCTTGGGTGGCGTTGTCGAAAAGAAACGAAGTATCCGCGAGCACTGACGGAACTGGCTGAAGAGATCCAGGAAGATTGGGTTGAAACATTGCCGTCTGCTTATTTGTATCAGGAGGAAGCCACGAACGAGCTCTTACGGGCAGTGGACCACTGGTACTGGCATAAAATATCGAATAGCAATGCTGCCCGATCGATGGAGCAGGATTATATTGCTGCCTGGGTGCATGAGGTAAAGACGCCACTGACTGCAGTGAAATTGACAATCGATGCGAACAGGGACAATCCGGCGATGCGTAAAATTGAATCGGAATGGCTGCGGATCCATCTGCTCATCGACCAGCAATTATACATTTCACGTTTGCCGTCGCTTGAAGCTGATTATATGTTGGAACAGACTGGCATCCAGCGGCTTGCTGCTCAGGAAGTACGTGAGCTTACCTCCTGGTGTGTGGAGAAAAATATAGCTGTCGAGTTTGAAGGGGAAGAGACATTAGTTAGAACGGACCGCAAATGGTGCCGTTTTATTATCCGGCAAATATTGACGAATGCGGTCAAGTATAGCCCGGAAGGTGGAATGATCTGTCTGTCGACTACAGTCACACCTGACGGACATGTCCGGATGACGATTAGAGATGAAGGACCGGGCATCGCCGCACATGAATTGCCCCGTATTTTCGATAAAGGATTTACTGGGGGGAACGGAAGATTGCACAATGCGGCAACTGGATTGGGGCTCTATTTAGCGCAAACTGTTGCTGTCAAAATCGGGATTTCGTTAACAGTACAGTCGGAGCCGAATACAGGAACGACTATGCAGATGACCTTCACGGTTATCAATGCGTTTGAATCCGTCCGGACTTCCATATGA
- a CDS encoding ABC transporter permease, with product MLTLFELIIRGMRINIKHYYLYYFALIFSTTLYFVFATLQYDSSVMAVTFGDIQFTSVFNAAGILMLAIVVVFMIYANSIFLKRRSKEIGLYQLVGLTHSAVARLLITESALLGMGALLIGIGGGALVARLFVLILMKLIGIESAVTLSFSSGAALQTVIVFTVLIGLTMVQMLFKVYRSTLLDLFKADKQGDHPQQPKTVLSALMGLLGIVLIAMGYLLSSQTLGQNLFLQLLVILASTILGTYLLFRVTIGWLFYQIRKGKDGQLGLKNSLSLAPIMHRMKGNANSLTLITVLSAMTLTMVAISYSLYYSAESESREMLPYDFIFENNEQAAKSFRVELKKVGIRFAHRKVDAIRLAGTIGKGQEDDRSLLLLAAEQLQASGADIIVPGQGEAAWYTGLKKALSKELTPVTFPQAVELSASEVRVQINVTRGYDRYAMNYSLQGHQLVMPVATIRTIREQMPVSPEYEDLRIDTYQIADKSERAAASGIYAKYVKEEGVNPDFDAFYKGSLRKFGLIIFIAGFLGLIFLISTGSILYFKQMTEAEQERTSYTILRQLGFGEREIMGGIIRKQIFVFAIPLAIGLLHSIFAVKAASALSLSNLTFPAAIAMSVYTLIYFLFAVLTVVYYRRIVREAL from the coding sequence ATGTTGACACTGTTTGAGTTGATCATCCGTGGTATGCGGATAAATATTAAACATTACTACCTGTATTATTTCGCACTTATTTTCAGTACAACGCTTTATTTCGTGTTCGCAACATTGCAGTATGACTCATCGGTAATGGCAGTCACATTCGGCGATATTCAGTTCACTTCGGTGTTTAATGCGGCCGGGATTTTGATGCTCGCGATTGTGGTTGTATTCATGATCTACGCGAACAGCATTTTTCTGAAAAGACGCAGTAAGGAAATCGGACTGTATCAGCTGGTGGGTCTGACGCACAGCGCGGTAGCGAGATTGCTGATTACCGAGAGTGCGCTGCTTGGGATGGGGGCGCTCCTGATCGGGATTGGCGGGGGCGCGCTTGTGGCGCGGCTTTTTGTGCTGATATTGATGAAACTTATAGGTATAGAAAGTGCAGTGACCCTGTCGTTCTCGAGTGGAGCCGCCTTGCAGACCGTCATCGTATTTACTGTGCTAATCGGCCTTACCATGGTACAAATGTTGTTCAAGGTTTACCGCTCAACGTTACTCGACCTGTTCAAAGCGGACAAGCAAGGTGATCATCCGCAACAGCCGAAGACCGTTCTGTCCGCTTTGATGGGGCTGCTCGGTATTGTACTGATCGCTATGGGCTATCTGCTCTCCAGCCAAACGCTTGGCCAGAATCTGTTCCTGCAGTTACTTGTTATTCTTGCCTCGACCATTCTTGGGACCTATCTGCTGTTTCGTGTGACGATAGGCTGGTTGTTCTACCAGATACGAAAGGGCAAAGACGGACAGCTCGGGCTAAAAAACAGTTTGTCGCTAGCCCCGATCATGCATCGCATGAAAGGCAATGCGAACTCGCTCACACTGATTACCGTTCTGTCCGCGATGACACTGACGATGGTGGCCATCTCTTATTCGCTATACTATTCGGCGGAGAGTGAGTCTAGGGAAATGTTGCCCTACGATTTCATCTTTGAAAATAATGAGCAGGCTGCGAAGTCATTTCGTGTTGAGCTGAAGAAGGTTGGAATTAGGTTTGCTCATCGAAAGGTGGATGCTATCCGGCTGGCAGGGACGATCGGCAAAGGGCAAGAGGACGATCGCAGCCTATTGCTGCTCGCGGCAGAGCAGTTGCAGGCAAGTGGTGCAGATATTATCGTCCCAGGGCAGGGTGAGGCTGCGTGGTACACTGGCCTGAAGAAGGCATTAAGCAAGGAGCTTACCCCGGTTACTTTTCCACAGGCAGTTGAATTGAGCGCAAGCGAGGTTCGTGTCCAAATCAATGTAACCCGAGGATATGATCGCTATGCCATGAATTACAGCTTACAGGGCCATCAGTTGGTTATGCCGGTAGCGACGATAAGGACTATTCGTGAGCAAATGCCGGTTTCCCCCGAATATGAAGACCTTCGCATCGACACCTACCAAATTGCGGATAAGAGTGAGCGTGCAGCGGCATCTGGCATCTATGCGAAATATGTCAAGGAAGAGGGGGTCAATCCTGATTTCGATGCATTTTATAAAGGATCGCTCCGAAAATTCGGGCTGATCATTTTTATAGCAGGTTTTCTCGGCCTTATCTTCCTGATCTCCACGGGCAGTATCCTGTATTTCAAGCAGATGACAGAGGCGGAGCAGGAGCGGACAAGCTATACGATTCTGCGGCAACTCGGATTCGGAGAACGTGAGATTATGGGCGGTATTATCCGCAAGCAGATATTTGTATTCGCGATTCCGCTGGCGATCGGGCTTTTGCATTCCATCTTCGCCGTAAAAGCAGCTTCCGCGCTGAGCTTGTCCAACCTCACCTTCCCGGCCGCTATTGCTATGTCGGTATACACACTCATCTATTTTCTGTTTGCTGTTCTCACCGTTGTTTATTACCGCCGTATTGTGAGGGAGGCGCTGTAG
- a CDS encoding VOC family protein codes for MNLSLNWITLRVRDLEASLNFYHSILGLPVDRRFESRGRQIVMLGPEGQPKIELIQGTDPALKPECGVSVGFEVESLDKAIENLNNQGIPVARGPITPNPHLRFFYILDPDGFEIQIAEHS; via the coding sequence ATGAACTTGAGCCTGAATTGGATTACGCTTAGGGTGCGCGATTTGGAGGCATCCCTTAATTTTTATCATAGCATTCTGGGACTTCCGGTTGACCGCAGATTTGAGAGCAGAGGAAGACAGATTGTTATGTTAGGCCCGGAGGGGCAGCCTAAGATCGAGCTTATCCAGGGAACCGACCCGGCTCTGAAGCCGGAATGCGGCGTTTCCGTTGGTTTCGAGGTGGAGTCACTGGATAAGGCAATAGAGAATTTAAATAACCAGGGTATCCCGGTAGCGCGCGGACCGATCACGCCGAATCCCCACCTGCGGTTCTTTTATATTCTGGACCCGGACGGCTTCGAGATACAGATAGCGGAACACAGCTAG
- a CDS encoding serine hydrolase encodes MYDNFASRLQGYIVQQVSGESFGSYVQKHLFKPLGMTSSSFSVTKDLARRLVPSYDAEGNAIPVYGFSPSEWPEGSMLSTASDMALFMKAFLNEGRAADGSVILSPESVKAMSTYQMAIHPDLPDTTYGFESPVIPSTTNGEDVISKGGDILGYSSLLWILPDRKTGVFVSYNANQDLRNDLFTAFMNHYYASGKSSYDPLGFKVQSAEHLAKFEGLYSDLRIKLLTKVEVAGDGTLMVSDTLSRHQLKQIDELLFVDDEGNPLAFKTDAEGRIIYMKYSNLFSYAGKISEDLAEFPDVSADHPYASYILSLKSLGYLTEDLSEPFQPTQTVIRGAFIHAFNAIWSIPESSNPSLFKDIENSPYRKDIQAAVEAGMLNGTGSGLFEPDRPILREEAAAIVYRLLTVTGIRVPDSTAVLAPGTSKWAADAVSSAVSWKLHGPEVTESNGMFDYGSQRALNKQELAALLFTMLLPK; translated from the coding sequence ATGTATGATAACTTCGCATCTAGGCTGCAAGGATACATTGTTCAGCAGGTAAGCGGAGAATCGTTCGGGAGCTATGTACAAAAACATCTGTTTAAGCCGCTCGGTATGACTTCAAGCAGCTTTAGCGTGACCAAAGATTTGGCCCGTCGGCTCGTACCTTCTTACGATGCGGAGGGCAACGCTATTCCGGTATATGGTTTTTCGCCGAGTGAATGGCCGGAGGGGAGTATGTTATCGACAGCCTCTGATATGGCACTGTTTATGAAAGCTTTTCTGAATGAGGGCCGGGCGGCGGACGGTTCGGTTATCCTGTCACCTGAATCGGTGAAGGCGATGTCGACATACCAGATGGCTATACATCCGGATTTGCCGGATACGACCTATGGCTTTGAATCGCCTGTTATTCCGTCCACAACGAACGGTGAAGATGTGATCTCCAAAGGTGGGGATATTCTCGGCTATAGTTCACTCTTATGGATTCTACCCGACCGCAAAACGGGAGTCTTCGTTTCATACAATGCGAATCAGGATTTGCGAAATGATCTGTTTACCGCTTTTATGAATCATTATTATGCGAGTGGCAAATCGTCGTATGATCCGTTGGGTTTCAAAGTGCAGTCCGCAGAGCATCTTGCCAAGTTTGAAGGCTTGTACTCCGATTTGCGGATTAAATTACTGACCAAAGTCGAAGTGGCAGGAGACGGTACGCTAATGGTGAGCGATACGCTTAGCCGTCACCAGCTGAAGCAGATCGACGAGCTGCTGTTCGTTGATGATGAGGGTAACCCTCTAGCATTCAAGACGGATGCCGAGGGCCGTATTATCTATATGAAATACTCTAATTTATTCAGCTATGCGGGTAAAATATCGGAGGATCTAGCCGAATTCCCGGATGTATCGGCCGATCATCCGTATGCCAGCTACATTCTGAGCCTGAAGTCACTGGGCTACTTAACGGAAGATTTGTCAGAGCCATTTCAACCTACGCAAACGGTCATCCGCGGAGCGTTCATCCATGCTTTTAACGCGATATGGAGCATCCCTGAATCTTCAAACCCGTCCTTATTCAAGGATATTGAAAATTCTCCGTATCGAAAGGATATACAAGCCGCTGTCGAGGCTGGTATGTTGAATGGAACGGGGAGCGGCTTGTTCGAACCGGACCGTCCGATTCTTCGTGAAGAAGCAGCCGCTATCGTTTACCGCTTACTTACTGTAACGGGGATTAGGGTGCCGGATTCCACGGCTGTACTCGCACCGGGTACGTCGAAATGGGCTGCCGATGCTGTCAGTTCTGCAGTAAGCTGGAAGCTGCATGGACCGGAGGTGACAGAATCGAACGGCATGTTCGACTACGGCTCTCAGCGGGCGCTCAACAAGCAGGAACTGGCGGCTCTGCTGTTCACGATGCTGCTTCCGAAATAA
- a CDS encoding ArsR/SmtB family transcription factor has protein sequence MKYGRLRSLLKLPADKEMSIASITDCFPIIRTAVNKHLQVLFDAQLVSSQKVGRETRYKLQPEPLLELQDWLAFFEQYWANKLSALIWTNPSSGTRESWLGR, from the coding sequence ATAAAGTATGGAAGGCTCCGCAGTCTGTTAAAGTTGCCTGCTGATAAGGAAATGTCCATTGCATCCATTACGGATTGCTTCCCGATCATCCGGACGGCTGTCAACAAGCATCTGCAGGTTCTGTTCGATGCCCAGCTTGTCAGCAGTCAGAAAGTCGGACGGGAAACCCGGTACAAGCTTCAGCCGGAGCCTTTGTTGGAGCTGCAGGATTGGCTCGCTTTTTTTGAACAATACTGGGCTAATAAATTGTCTGCGCTTATATGGACGAATCCTTCCAGTGGGACACGGGAATCATGGCTGGGACGGTAG
- a CDS encoding response regulator transcription factor, whose protein sequence is MDFNIFIIEDDAAIFASLKERLEQWSFHVTGPERFDDVMSTYIEVQPQLVIIDIQLPMYDGFHWCREIRAVSKVPILFLSSRDHPLDMVMAMNMGADDYIQKPFHMDVLLAQIQAILRRTYAYREEADDLIEWNGTIIDMKRGLIRKDGQDVLLTKNEFFILVVLVKAKDKVISRQDLIRKLWDDESFVNDNTLTANITRLRQKLALFQLDEAIVTKKGLGYMASTL, encoded by the coding sequence ATGGATTTTAATATATTTATTATCGAAGATGATGCTGCCATTTTTGCTTCCCTAAAGGAAAGATTGGAGCAGTGGTCGTTTCACGTCACGGGACCGGAGCGATTTGATGATGTGATGAGCACCTATATTGAAGTACAGCCCCAACTGGTCATCATAGATATACAACTCCCGATGTATGACGGTTTTCACTGGTGCCGGGAGATTCGGGCAGTGTCCAAAGTGCCGATTCTATTTCTATCTTCGCGTGATCATCCTCTGGATATGGTGATGGCGATGAATATGGGGGCGGACGATTATATTCAAAAGCCGTTTCATATGGACGTGCTGTTGGCGCAAATACAGGCGATTCTCCGCCGGACCTATGCTTACAGAGAGGAAGCTGATGATCTTATCGAATGGAACGGCACCATTATTGATATGAAGCGTGGGTTGATCCGCAAGGATGGGCAGGATGTGTTATTAACCAAGAATGAATTTTTTATTCTAGTTGTACTCGTCAAGGCGAAGGATAAAGTGATTTCACGCCAGGATCTGATCCGCAAGCTGTGGGATGATGAATCTTTCGTCAATGACAATACGCTGACAGCGAATATAACACGGTTGCGTCAAAAGCTGGCGCTGTTCCAACTGGATGAAGCCATTGTAACGAAGAAAGGGCTTGGCTATATGGCGTCTACGTTATGA
- a CDS encoding ABC transporter ATP-binding protein — protein MTKATIIQTKNLCKTYSTGSEQFHAIRNIDLDIYQGDFTVIMGDSGSGKSTLLYLLSGLDSLTAGEVYFHQQRTDNFSEKELANFRAKKIGYVYQSSNLVPDLTLFENIVLPGYVAGTPKREVKQKALSLMQAMSIEALRFRLPAEVSGGQQQRAAIARALINAPEILFADEPTGSLNYEQGVAVLDILTSMNNQGQSIVMVTHDIKAACRANRLIFIRDGKVGGMLEFDSFSPDQLQDRESLIFSYISERGNA, from the coding sequence ATGACGAAAGCCACCATCATCCAAACCAAAAACCTGTGTAAAACCTATTCAACGGGCAGCGAGCAGTTCCATGCCATCCGTAACATCGATTTGGATATCTACCAAGGAGACTTTACGGTCATCATGGGAGATTCCGGGTCAGGAAAATCAACGCTCCTCTACCTGCTCAGCGGCTTGGATTCCTTAACTGCAGGGGAGGTCTATTTCCATCAGCAGCGCACAGATAACTTCTCCGAGAAGGAGCTGGCCAACTTCAGGGCCAAAAAAATCGGCTATGTCTATCAGAGCAGCAACCTGGTGCCTGATCTGACACTTTTTGAGAATATTGTCTTGCCCGGCTATGTTGCTGGAACTCCCAAGCGCGAGGTAAAGCAAAAGGCGCTGTCGTTGATGCAGGCCATGAGTATTGAAGCGTTGCGCTTCCGCCTGCCTGCCGAAGTATCAGGGGGGCAGCAGCAAAGAGCTGCGATAGCACGGGCGCTCATCAATGCACCGGAGATCCTTTTTGCCGATGAACCGACGGGGAGCCTGAATTATGAGCAGGGAGTTGCCGTACTGGACATCCTGACAAGCATGAATAACCAAGGCCAATCCATCGTCATGGTCACCCATGATATCAAAGCCGCCTGCCGGGCGAATCGGCTGATTTTTATCCGGGATGGAAAAGTAGGCGGGATGCTGGAATTTGATTCCTTTTCCCCGGATCAGCTGCAAGACAGAGAATCACTCATCTTCTCCTATATTTCAGAAAGGGGTAATGCGTGA
- a CDS encoding ABC transporter permease, whose product MVAIWSICLGNLRRRKVQNSLIALLLLLSTLLINTALTVISNSENLYEDLHRETKGSHELLNLTKGQHDPQRVEEWWASQKGITASVLLPYKPLAGVMHHGEDIPNLYIYMMNTPDRPFGTDELVFAQGKEVVQPEPGTIWIPTSLAYKNDVSIGDELQFKAGEEPLRLTVSAVVIDLPQGGPFSTTARIWMNNTDYQHDLNSVPGADSYLMGIRFDDYSQRAGYWERFESFLGTPFMEERTTYEQISAFYFIMNKIIGFVMSFLGIVMMLVALFTIGFTISDAILSNYKTIGIFKSLGLSSSKIIYTYIAQYSFLSLLTIIPGLILSRFLSGIIIEQSLSFLKTDHSPIHIQGGGTELIVGFGILLLILLCVLLYASKARSIQPMQAIRYGMSEAAHSRITKRWTEGHKRVKEFERWPVPFVIGLRNVTKNLKGSILMVILTTVTSAVLVFGLVLLNSINQMQETSPLWGYDSSDVALMVVNNSTFNRESIEADIQADPRVLHLNWAGPAIGVVPADKTQSSGSTGNHSQSVSIPLTVVDGSLDEIGFASLSGRNPHNRNEISIGINISRQLKKELGDIIELYIEGERHSFTVTGIYQSIANMSNQARVTADAVNKLSTDVGYINLKNSADAGEIVQQLNDKYGSSIQSIKQQTLLDSVFKEAAAVLLIPMSILGLLFLMVTCLIIYSTCRIHIRKETKTYGIYKSIGLTSNALRGAVTWGIVALSAIGASLGIICGVHLLPSLLRGLLSSYGIVKLPLLMQWTGITLLALLIMAVASVGCWIASRVIRSTSPRILITE is encoded by the coding sequence ATGGTTGCAATATGGTCAATTTGCCTGGGGAATTTGAGAAGGCGCAAGGTTCAGAACAGTCTGATTGCTTTGCTCCTTCTGCTATCCACCCTGCTGATAAATACCGCGTTAACCGTTATTTCAAACTCGGAGAATCTGTATGAAGACCTGCATCGTGAAACCAAAGGGTCCCATGAGCTTTTAAATCTGACCAAAGGGCAACATGATCCTCAGAGGGTAGAGGAATGGTGGGCAAGCCAAAAGGGAATAACGGCATCCGTCCTTCTGCCTTACAAGCCTTTGGCCGGAGTCATGCACCATGGAGAAGATATACCCAACCTGTATATATATATGATGAATACACCAGATCGACCCTTTGGCACCGATGAGCTGGTATTTGCCCAAGGTAAAGAAGTTGTGCAGCCAGAGCCGGGGACCATTTGGATCCCTACCTCCCTCGCCTACAAAAATGACGTTTCGATCGGGGATGAGCTTCAGTTTAAAGCTGGTGAAGAACCTTTACGTTTGACTGTTTCGGCTGTCGTAATCGACCTTCCGCAGGGCGGACCTTTTTCCACAACGGCACGCATCTGGATGAACAACACTGATTATCAGCATGACCTGAACTCCGTACCAGGTGCTGATTCGTATCTTATGGGCATCCGGTTCGATGATTATAGCCAGCGTGCCGGTTATTGGGAACGATTTGAAAGCTTTTTGGGCACCCCTTTTATGGAAGAGAGAACAACCTATGAGCAAATTTCCGCCTTCTACTTTATCATGAATAAAATCATCGGATTTGTCATGAGCTTCCTCGGCATTGTGATGATGCTGGTCGCCTTGTTTACCATCGGCTTTACGATTTCAGATGCCATTCTGTCCAACTACAAAACCATTGGGATCTTTAAATCCCTGGGCCTGTCTTCAAGTAAAATTATATATACGTATATAGCCCAATACAGTTTTCTTTCGCTCCTTACCATCATACCGGGGTTAATCCTCAGCCGTTTTTTATCCGGAATTATTATTGAACAGTCACTCTCCTTTTTAAAAACAGATCACTCCCCTATTCATATTCAAGGCGGTGGAACAGAATTAATCGTAGGGTTCGGAATACTGCTTCTAATTCTCCTATGTGTGTTGTTGTATGCAAGCAAAGCCCGTTCCATCCAGCCGATGCAAGCCATTCGCTACGGTATGTCTGAAGCGGCCCATAGCCGCATCACCAAACGGTGGACTGAGGGGCATAAACGGGTAAAAGAATTTGAGCGGTGGCCGGTTCCTTTCGTTATCGGACTGAGAAATGTAACTAAAAATCTAAAGGGCTCCATCCTGATGGTCATTCTGACAACCGTAACATCGGCAGTGCTTGTATTTGGTCTGGTCCTATTGAACAGTATCAACCAAATGCAAGAAACGTCACCGTTATGGGGGTATGATTCCTCAGACGTTGCTCTCATGGTCGTAAATAATTCAACTTTCAACCGTGAAAGCATAGAAGCTGATATTCAAGCGGACCCCCGGGTCCTCCACCTGAATTGGGCTGGTCCGGCCATTGGGGTTGTTCCCGCAGACAAGACGCAGAGCTCCGGGTCCACGGGCAACCATTCGCAATCTGTCAGCATTCCGCTTACTGTGGTCGATGGAAGTCTGGATGAAATCGGATTTGCCTCCTTGTCGGGACGAAATCCGCACAACAGGAATGAAATATCAATTGGCATTAATATATCCCGGCAGCTTAAGAAAGAACTTGGGGATATCATCGAGCTTTATATAGAAGGGGAGCGGCATTCTTTTACAGTGACCGGTATATATCAATCGATTGCCAATATGTCCAATCAAGCTAGAGTGACCGCAGATGCTGTAAATAAGCTAAGTACCGATGTCGGTTATATAAATTTGAAGAATAGCGCCGATGCTGGTGAAATAGTGCAGCAGCTTAATGATAAATACGGCTCAAGCATTCAGTCGATCAAGCAGCAAACCCTACTCGATTCGGTGTTTAAGGAGGCTGCAGCGGTGCTGCTCATTCCAATGAGTATTCTAGGCTTGTTATTTCTCATGGTTACATGTCTGATTATCTATAGTACCTGCCGGATTCATATCCGCAAGGAAACCAAAACCTACGGCATCTATAAATCCATTGGGCTAACCTCCAATGCGTTGCGGGGTGCTGTGACTTGGGGAATTGTAGCTCTTTCGGCTATCGGAGCAAGCCTGGGGATTATCTGCGGAGTACATCTTCTGCCTTCCCTATTGAGAGGTCTTCTATCCTCATACGGGATCGTTAAGCTGCCACTCCTTATGCAATGGACAGGCATAACCCTGCTTGCTTTACTCATTATGGCTGTGGCAAGCGTTGGCTGCTGGATTGCATCCAGAGTGATCCGCAGCACCTCACCGCGAATTCTCATAACGGAATAG
- a CDS encoding ABC transporter ATP-binding protein — translation MNPNNRLQTVLHAQEVRKSFGVRGNVQQVLKGINLRVVEGEFVGIMGPSGSGKSTLINVLATIDKATEGKIFVEDTDISKMKNAELSVFRRKKLGFIFQDYNLLDTLTVKENILLPVSLGKMKKAAAEAEFQAIAADLGIGEIAHKYPHEISGGQRQRTSAARALIHRPSIVFADEPTGALDSKAASSLLGMMEELNRQRNITIMMVTHDAVASSYCSRVVFLKDGMLYSELYRGSKTRQAFFKDILNVQAVLGGDHVDTV, via the coding sequence ATGAATCCAAACAATAGGCTACAAACCGTGCTGCATGCGCAGGAAGTCCGTAAATCATTTGGTGTCAGGGGAAATGTTCAGCAGGTGCTGAAGGGCATCAACCTACGTGTAGTGGAAGGTGAATTTGTCGGGATCATGGGGCCGTCCGGGTCGGGGAAGTCGACTTTGATCAATGTGTTGGCGACTATTGATAAAGCGACGGAAGGGAAAATATTTGTCGAAGATACGGACATCTCGAAGATGAAAAATGCAGAATTGTCTGTTTTTCGGCGCAAGAAGCTGGGCTTCATTTTTCAGGACTACAATTTACTCGATACGTTGACGGTGAAAGAGAATATCCTACTGCCCGTTTCCCTCGGTAAGATGAAGAAAGCAGCGGCGGAGGCTGAATTTCAGGCTATTGCTGCAGATCTCGGCATCGGGGAGATTGCCCATAAATACCCGCATGAAATTTCCGGGGGGCAGCGGCAACGAACGTCTGCTGCACGCGCACTAATCCACCGGCCCTCTATCGTATTTGCGGATGAGCCGACAGGCGCTTTGGATTCGAAGGCGGCTTCCTCTCTATTGGGAATGATGGAGGAGCTTAACCGGCAGCGCAACATTACCATTATGATGGTGACTCATGATGCTGTAGCCTCGAGCTATTGCAGCCGCGTCGTGTTTTTGAAGGACGGAATGCTGTATTCCGAATTGTACCGTGGCAGCAAGACGCGGCAAGCTTTCTTCAAAGATATATTGAATGTGCAGGCCGTGCTCGGGGGTGATCATGTTGACACTGTTTGA